A window of the Butyricimonas faecalis genome harbors these coding sequences:
- a CDS encoding nucleotide pyrophosphohydrolase: MDIAELQTAVDAWIKTHGVRYFNELTNMTILVEEVGELARVMARKYGEQSYKEGEKDNLAEELSDVLWVLVCLANQTGVDLNEAVNNNFAKKTTRDANRHKKNPKLLKD, from the coding sequence ATGGATATCGCAGAATTACAAACCGCAGTTGACGCATGGATCAAGACCCACGGGGTTAGATATTTTAATGAATTGACCAACATGACCATTCTCGTGGAAGAGGTGGGAGAACTGGCCCGGGTGATGGCTCGAAAATATGGAGAACAATCGTACAAAGAAGGGGAAAAGGATAATTTGGCAGAAGAGCTGAGTGATGTCCTCTGGGTATTGGTATGCCTAGCAAACCAAACAGGGGTAGATTTGAACGAAGCCGTAAATAATAATTTTGCAAAAAAAACGACAAGAGATGCTAATCGACACAAAAAAAATCCGAAACTCTTAAAAGATTAA
- a CDS encoding efflux RND transporter permease subunit, which produces MWIKIAGILLRNRMAFIIGVLLITVFMGFQIPKVEMSYEYSNLLPATDSAYLDYLDFHEKFGQEGNVMVFAIQDYDFYQLDKMNDWISMCDSLKALHGIVALVDITHSFNLHKDTLNKKFDIRPIFPNHIKNQQELDSLVNIIENLPFYDGTLFNKTKDIYGMMVSVSADVMNSPARVGLVKDILELTEHFSEKHNLQMHYSGLPYIRVINAENIKGEMYMFIILSLLITTFILYLFFRSFRILGFCLLIVLICVSWTVGVMAMLGIKITLLTAMLPPLLIVICIPNLVFMINKFHAEFDRHGNKIKALQRMIQKIGNASFLSNLTTAAGFATFIVTSSQILVEFGITASIGITFVYLVCLIMIPCGFSFMPEPDSKQIKHLHNKTVTGMLERVTQLILNRRNVVYTIAIVVVILGGIGISLMKSTGYMVDDLKETDPIRQDLSFFEENFDGLMPLEVTVDFGKPKQVLNLSNLQKLDKLSEELSKDEDISKPISILEVIKFANQAFYNGKPAYYKLPTNMTKNFILKYASQSTGEIGGQANSFVDSTLQRVRLSFRVKDIGTQKMQEKEDKLYHIVEQYFPNDRYTVKVTGSSIIFFKGTQYLVFNLFTSLALAIVLIAIFMAWMFKSKRMVLVALIPNIIPQIITAAIMGYFGIPIKASTILVFSIAFGISVDGTIHYLAKYRQELQGTNWSIRSSAVLALQETGQSMIYNAIILFFGFGIFALSDYGGTVALGVLVSITLLAAMLSNLILLPSLLLTLDKHTTNKTFQNPKILSDEENKKE; this is translated from the coding sequence ATGTGGATTAAGATTGCAGGGATTCTTCTTCGTAACCGAATGGCCTTTATTATCGGTGTCTTACTTATCACCGTGTTCATGGGATTTCAAATCCCCAAAGTGGAAATGTCATATGAATATTCGAACTTGTTACCTGCCACGGACAGCGCATACCTGGACTACCTTGATTTTCACGAGAAATTCGGGCAGGAAGGAAACGTGATGGTCTTCGCCATACAAGACTACGACTTTTACCAGCTAGACAAAATGAATGACTGGATCAGCATGTGCGACAGCCTAAAGGCTCTCCACGGTATCGTGGCGCTCGTGGACATCACCCATTCATTCAATCTCCACAAGGACACGCTGAATAAAAAATTCGATATCCGCCCCATTTTCCCTAATCATATCAAAAACCAACAGGAACTGGATAGCTTGGTGAACATCATTGAGAATCTTCCATTCTACGACGGAACCCTGTTCAATAAAACGAAAGATATTTATGGGATGATGGTTTCCGTCTCCGCTGATGTCATGAACTCTCCGGCACGGGTAGGCTTAGTAAAGGATATTTTAGAATTAACCGAACATTTCTCGGAGAAACACAACCTCCAGATGCACTACTCGGGACTTCCCTACATTCGGGTAATCAACGCGGAAAACATCAAAGGAGAGATGTACATGTTCATCATCCTGTCATTATTGATCACGACATTTATCCTCTACCTGTTTTTCCGTTCCTTCCGCATCCTCGGTTTCTGTTTATTGATCGTGCTGATTTGTGTCAGTTGGACAGTTGGCGTGATGGCTATGCTAGGCATCAAGATCACGTTACTTACCGCCATGCTGCCTCCTCTATTAATCGTGATATGTATTCCGAACCTCGTCTTCATGATCAACAAATTCCACGCGGAATTCGACCGGCATGGGAATAAAATCAAGGCTTTACAACGCATGATTCAAAAGATCGGGAATGCCTCATTCTTGAGCAACTTGACCACGGCTGCCGGTTTTGCAACTTTCATCGTGACCTCTAGCCAGATCCTCGTGGAGTTTGGTATCACCGCTTCCATCGGTATCACGTTCGTGTATCTCGTATGTTTGATCATGATTCCCTGTGGATTCAGTTTCATGCCGGAACCGGATAGCAAACAAATCAAACACTTACACAACAAAACGGTAACCGGAATGCTGGAGCGTGTCACACAACTCATCTTAAATCGTCGAAACGTTGTGTACACGATAGCCATTGTCGTTGTCATTCTCGGTGGTATCGGAATCTCCCTCATGAAGTCCACGGGGTATATGGTGGATGATTTGAAAGAAACAGACCCGATCCGACAAGATCTGAGTTTCTTTGAGGAAAATTTTGACGGGTTAATGCCCCTGGAGGTAACCGTTGATTTTGGAAAACCCAAGCAAGTATTGAATTTGTCCAACCTTCAAAAGTTAGACAAACTCTCCGAAGAACTGTCAAAAGACGAAGATATCTCTAAACCGATTTCTATCCTTGAAGTCATCAAGTTTGCCAATCAAGCATTCTATAACGGGAAACCTGCTTATTACAAGCTCCCGACAAACATGACCAAGAACTTTATCCTGAAATACGCCTCCCAATCCACGGGAGAAATTGGCGGACAGGCAAATTCTTTCGTCGACTCCACCCTCCAACGAGTACGTCTCAGTTTCAGGGTAAAAGACATCGGGACCCAAAAAATGCAGGAAAAAGAAGACAAACTATACCATATCGTTGAACAATACTTCCCGAATGATCGCTATACGGTAAAAGTTACCGGTTCAAGTATCATTTTCTTCAAAGGAACTCAATACCTTGTATTCAACCTCTTTACCTCACTAGCGTTAGCGATTGTTCTTATCGCCATCTTTATGGCCTGGATGTTCAAGAGTAAGCGCATGGTACTGGTTGCCTTGATCCCCAACATCATTCCGCAGATTATCACGGCTGCCATCATGGGATATTTCGGCATCCCGATCAAAGCATCCACGATCCTGGTATTCAGCATCGCTTTTGGTATTTCCGTTGATGGAACCATCCATTATCTCGCTAAATACCGTCAGGAACTACAAGGAACAAACTGGAGCATACGCTCTTCTGCCGTACTGGCCTTACAGGAAACAGGACAAAGCATGATCTACAACGCCATCATCCTCTTCTTCGGATTCGGCATCTTTGCTCTTTCCGATTACGGGGGTACGGTTGCACTGGGAGTCTTGGTTTCCATCACGCTATTGGCAGCCATGCTCTCAAACCTGATCTTACTGCCATCATTGTTACTCACGCTGGACAAACACACGACCAACAAGACATTCCAGAATCCCAAAATCCTGAGTGACGAGGAGAATAAAAAGGAGTAG
- a CDS encoding AAA family ATPase, which produces MEDQINFESRIDFTDLNEKITQVREGMGKVIVGQREVADLLLTAMLADGHILIEGVPGIAKTLMAKVMARMLDVTFNRIQFTPDLMPSDILGTSVFLPATGRFEYRKGPIFSNIVLVDEINRAPAKTQAALFEVMEERQITNDGVEYRMDYPFVVVGTQNPIEHEGTYRLPEAQLDRFLFKINVTYPSVEEEIEVLELHDHGAIARWQELKPVLSVEALKKLRTQVAQVRVDPKIKSFIVNIVGATRKSGWLYLGASPRASIALMNGAKAFAAIQGRDFVVPDDVLYLVNPVLRHRVQLSSEKELEGVTVDQVIQQIVSKIEVPR; this is translated from the coding sequence ATGGAAGATCAAATAAATTTTGAGTCCAGGATAGATTTCACGGATTTAAACGAGAAGATCACCCAGGTTCGGGAAGGGATGGGGAAAGTGATTGTCGGTCAAAGGGAAGTGGCAGACCTGCTGTTGACGGCAATGTTGGCCGACGGGCATATTTTGATCGAGGGTGTTCCGGGAATTGCCAAGACGTTGATGGCAAAGGTTATGGCCCGGATGCTGGATGTTACTTTTAACCGGATTCAGTTTACGCCGGACTTGATGCCGAGTGATATTTTAGGAACCTCTGTTTTTCTTCCGGCAACCGGACGTTTTGAATACCGGAAAGGGCCTATTTTCTCGAATATCGTGTTGGTGGACGAGATTAACCGGGCTCCGGCAAAGACGCAGGCGGCTTTGTTCGAAGTGATGGAGGAAAGGCAAATTACGAATGACGGGGTGGAATACCGGATGGATTATCCTTTCGTGGTGGTGGGGACGCAAAATCCGATAGAGCATGAAGGAACTTATCGTTTGCCCGAGGCTCAGCTGGATCGTTTCCTGTTTAAGATTAACGTGACTTATCCTTCCGTGGAGGAAGAGATCGAGGTGCTTGAACTGCATGATCACGGGGCTATTGCTCGCTGGCAGGAGTTGAAACCCGTGTTGAGCGTGGAGGCTTTGAAGAAGTTGAGGACGCAGGTGGCTCAAGTGCGCGTGGATCCGAAAATAAAATCCTTTATCGTGAATATCGTGGGGGCTACTCGTAAAAGTGGTTGGCTTTACCTGGGAGCGTCTCCCCGTGCATCGATCGCTTTGATGAACGGGGCCAAGGCTTTTGCAGCTATTCAAGGACGGGATTTTGTTGTTCCGGACGATGTTTTGTATTTGGTTAATCCGGTCTTACGACACCGGGTGCAACTTTCTTCCGAGAAGGAGTTGGAGGGTGTGACCGTTGATCAGGTGATACAGCAGATCGTGTCTAAAATAGAAGTTCCAAGGTAG
- a CDS encoding DUF58 domain-containing protein, with amino-acid sequence MRILKDTYLSRRFFLMLMLGIFAFVMAYVFPLLFIWVTGALLAVLLLLFVELFELYRRVDGIDALRVVADKLSNGEENPVSLVVRNRYPVSTCLRVIDEIPVEFQNRNVLFRRKVNAGEQQEIHYTLRPTKRGAYNFGKIRVFVSVRFGLVERRYSFRADQDVAVYPSFMMMHRYELMAYGNYHPENGGIRTRALGGNMAFEQIKPYVTGDDPRTVNWKATAKYNHLMVNTYTEERSQQIYCLVDKGRTMQSPFNNMTMLDHAINTILTLSNIILKKGDRAGLITFSNNSRNCVKADNRVGQLNRISEALYRLETHYQETDFEKLYVAVNRQVPTRSLLILFTNFDTVSGLRRHLPALQRLAARHLVLVILFENSELNKALERPVRNLKDAYFETIAAGFATEKRQMVRELSQLGIRVILSKPESLTVNSINSYLNLKERKLI; translated from the coding sequence GTGCGAATACTTAAAGATACATATTTATCCCGTCGTTTTTTCCTGATGTTGATGTTGGGAATATTCGCTTTTGTAATGGCCTACGTTTTCCCGTTGCTTTTCATCTGGGTTACGGGGGCATTGCTGGCTGTTCTATTGCTGTTGTTCGTGGAGTTATTCGAGTTGTACAGGCGAGTGGACGGAATTGACGCCTTGCGGGTGGTGGCGGATAAATTGTCTAACGGGGAAGAAAACCCGGTTAGTCTGGTCGTGAGGAATCGTTATCCGGTGAGTACTTGTCTGCGTGTGATTGACGAGATTCCGGTGGAATTCCAAAACCGGAATGTCTTGTTCCGGCGGAAGGTGAATGCCGGGGAGCAGCAGGAGATTCATTACACGTTACGTCCTACGAAACGAGGTGCTTATAATTTCGGGAAGATTCGGGTATTCGTGTCCGTGCGTTTCGGGTTGGTAGAAAGGCGTTATTCTTTTCGGGCGGATCAGGATGTTGCCGTTTATCCTTCGTTCATGATGATGCATCGTTATGAGTTGATGGCTTACGGGAATTACCATCCGGAGAATGGGGGCATCCGTACCCGGGCTCTTGGCGGTAACATGGCCTTCGAGCAGATCAAGCCTTACGTGACGGGGGATGATCCCCGTACGGTAAATTGGAAGGCCACGGCGAAATATAATCATTTGATGGTGAATACCTACACGGAAGAGCGATCACAACAGATTTATTGCCTGGTGGATAAGGGGCGCACGATGCAATCGCCCTTTAATAACATGACGATGCTGGATCATGCCATAAATACGATCTTGACGTTGTCGAATATTATATTGAAAAAAGGGGATCGGGCCGGTTTGATTACGTTCTCGAATAATTCCCGGAATTGCGTGAAAGCCGATAACCGGGTTGGACAGTTAAATCGGATAAGCGAGGCTTTGTATCGTTTGGAGACACACTATCAAGAGACGGATTTCGAGAAATTGTACGTAGCGGTGAATCGACAAGTCCCGACCCGGAGTTTGCTGATCCTGTTTACCAATTTTGATACCGTATCGGGGTTACGACGTCATTTGCCTGCATTACAGCGTTTGGCTGCCCGACATCTCGTGTTGGTCATTTTATTCGAAAATTCGGAATTGAATAAGGCTTTGGAGCGTCCCGTCCGTAATTTGAAGGATGCGTATTTTGAAACCATTGCAGCGGGATTTGCCACGGAGAAACGGCAAATGGTACGTGAATTAAGCCAACTTGGTATTCGGGTTATTCTTTCTAAACCGGAATCTCTGACGGTGAATAGTATCAATAGTTATTTGAACTTGAAAGAGCGAAAGTTAATTTGA
- a CDS encoding DUF4129 domain-containing protein, with the protein MRRLVKYIILFMFACVGNVAWAEEEYREPSCSPDSSYVLRAPEADFLEKYRKDAAFDYTMNIEEAPSVWEWIKHWILERLFRVKDSEGAKQTMDIILKIVLGLFALGIIYLLVRNRDKFLFRKRGTDFSPEDSVEYTGEQEADSFVRLLAKAEQEGDYVLAIRVSYSALLQMLDKKEVIHWEVSKTNQHYIYEIRNETWSHRFEEISRIFDCVCYGEFPVDEIAYRNIKRYFTEFRKEVEG; encoded by the coding sequence ATGAGGAGGTTAGTTAAATATATTATTCTATTCATGTTCGCTTGTGTCGGTAATGTGGCATGGGCGGAAGAGGAGTATCGGGAGCCTTCATGCTCTCCGGATTCTTCTTATGTTTTGCGAGCCCCGGAAGCTGATTTCCTGGAAAAGTACAGGAAAGATGCAGCTTTTGATTACACGATGAATATTGAAGAGGCACCTAGCGTTTGGGAGTGGATAAAACATTGGATTCTGGAACGTTTGTTCCGGGTAAAGGATTCGGAGGGGGCAAAGCAGACCATGGATATTATTTTGAAGATTGTGCTGGGGCTTTTTGCTTTGGGTATTATTTACCTGCTCGTGAGGAACAGGGATAAATTTCTTTTCCGCAAGCGGGGTACGGATTTTTCCCCGGAAGATTCCGTGGAGTACACCGGAGAGCAGGAAGCCGATTCTTTCGTGCGATTGCTGGCGAAAGCGGAGCAGGAGGGTGATTACGTTCTGGCAATACGGGTGAGTTATTCCGCTTTGTTGCAAATGTTGGATAAAAAGGAGGTGATTCATTGGGAGGTTTCCAAAACGAATCAGCATTATATTTACGAGATAAGAAATGAAACGTGGAGCCATCGTTTCGAGGAGATAAGTCGTATATTTGATTGTGTTTGTTATGGAGAGTTTCCCGTGGATGAAATTGCTTATCGGAATATCAAGCGATATTTTACGGAGTTCAGGAAGGAGGTGGAGGGATGA
- a CDS encoding four helix bundle protein, whose protein sequence is MNSILQDKSYIFAISIVKLAQFLQKDQKEFVISNQILKSGTSTGALIREAEFAQSQADYINKFYISLKEANETNYWLNLLKDTGYIDGNNFTSMEKDNKELIAMLVATVKTLKSKLKK, encoded by the coding sequence ATGAATTCAATTTTACAAGATAAAAGTTATATTTTTGCCATAAGCATCGTGAAACTTGCTCAATTTCTTCAAAAAGATCAAAAAGAATTTGTTATCAGCAATCAAATTCTAAAAAGCGGAACCTCCACGGGAGCTTTAATCCGTGAAGCCGAATTTGCACAAAGTCAAGCTGATTACATTAACAAGTTTTACATTAGCCTTAAAGAGGCAAATGAAACGAATTACTGGCTTAATCTTTTAAAAGACACAGGATATATTGATGGGAATAATTTTACAAGTATGGAAAAAGATAATAAAGAACTAATCGCCATGCTTGTTGCCACCGTAAAAACACTCAAATCTAAATTAAAGAAATGA
- the dtd gene encoding D-aminoacyl-tRNA deacylase, which translates to MKVVIQRVTRASVTIEQQLFSSIGKGMLILVGIQSDDTDDDINWLASKIVNLRIFDDENGVMNKSILDTGGEILTVSQFTLMARTKKGNRPSYIDAAPPAISVPLYEKFVSTLSQELHKEIQTGQFGADMKVELINDGPVTIIIDSKNRQ; encoded by the coding sequence ATGAAAGTAGTTATTCAACGAGTTACACGAGCCAGTGTTACCATCGAGCAACAATTGTTTTCTTCAATAGGCAAAGGGATGCTTATATTAGTGGGTATTCAATCTGATGATACAGATGACGATATCAACTGGCTTGCTTCCAAAATTGTAAATCTCCGTATCTTTGATGACGAGAATGGAGTCATGAACAAATCCATTTTAGACACAGGTGGTGAAATCCTTACCGTCAGCCAGTTCACTCTCATGGCCCGAACCAAAAAAGGCAATCGCCCCTCGTACATCGATGCCGCCCCTCCTGCCATCTCCGTCCCGTTATACGAGAAATTTGTCTCAACCCTGAGCCAAGAGCTTCACAAAGAAATCCAAACCGGACAGTTCGGTGCCGACATGAAGGTCGAATTAATAAATGATGGACCCGTCACAATCATAATCGATTCCAAAAATCGACAATGA